The following proteins come from a genomic window of Hymenobacter canadensis:
- a CDS encoding RCC1 domain-containing protein: protein MEYVYTTSRRGMRAVGPLAAAMFWLLLLLLPTAARAQEIAAGNGFSFSIHPDGTLWGSGFNTNGQLGDGTGIARALPVQIGTATTWQRVASGNSFTQAIRTDGTLWAWGRNDRGELGDGTTFNRNAPVRVGMASDWRSLAVGATHTLAIKTDGTLWAWGRNDQGQLGIGVANNTSNPTPVQVGTDTDWQSVAAGQLHSLAIKTNGTLWAWGFNGDSQLGDGGTVTQPAPVQIGTATTWRHVAAGLGALHGVAIRADGTLWTWGRNVNNQLGDGTAAVRRSPVQIGTATTWQEAVVGPTYTMALRTDGTLWGWGQNDYGQFGDGTTTNRTTPTQMGTVDTWQTLVTGNYQVLARRTNQSVWAWGWNSSGQLGSPDAPTPLRATPTQVGTALDWATAAVGNDYTLALTTAGALLSWGQNITGQLGRGNALKSLLPEPGAVVGAAAWQNVAAGQRHNVALRSDGTLWAWGNNGSGQTGQGTAFNNPPVSTPVQVGAATWQRLSAGQEFTLAIRPEGTLWAWGMNSNGQLGDNSTTLRTTPVQVGSEANWQQVAGGVGFSLGVRTDGTLWTWGLNGNGQLGDGTIIQRLVPVQVGTDTDWQSVAAGQLHSLALKTNGTLWAWGFNGNGQLGDGTTTQRLAPVQIGTATTWQQVAAAASHSLARRTDGSLWATGLNSSGQLGDGTITQRTSFARVGTATWQTVATGPTAAHTVAVQTNGSLWAWGLNNYGQTAQEITAPAPVLVFPLPAPLPVALTEFTAAPEGAQAVRLRWATALEVNSAAFGVERSPDGVTFRTVGTVPAAGTSTAPRAYTLLDQQLPAGVPVLYYRLQQLDQDGTFSYSPVRAVALSTVAPTRLTLAPNPTTGAATLRGAAAHAPVQLYDAVGRLVLTATADATGTAHLVLPTGQPLGVYVVRTGGQAVRLVLE, encoded by the coding sequence ATGGAATACGTGTACACGACTAGCCGGCGCGGGATGCGCGCCGTGGGGCCGCTGGCGGCTGCAATGTTCTGGCTGTTACTGCTGCTGCTGCCCACGGCCGCCCGCGCCCAGGAAATAGCCGCCGGCAACGGCTTCTCGTTCAGCATTCACCCCGACGGTACGCTGTGGGGCAGCGGCTTCAACACCAACGGCCAGCTCGGCGACGGCACGGGCATCGCGCGCGCCCTGCCCGTCCAGATCGGCACGGCTACCACCTGGCAGCGCGTGGCGTCGGGCAATAGCTTCACCCAGGCCATCCGCACCGATGGCACGCTGTGGGCCTGGGGGCGCAACGACCGGGGCGAGCTGGGCGACGGCACCACCTTCAACCGCAACGCCCCCGTGCGCGTGGGTATGGCCTCGGACTGGCGCAGCCTGGCGGTGGGCGCCACCCATACCCTGGCCATCAAGACTGATGGCACGCTCTGGGCCTGGGGCCGCAACGACCAGGGGCAGCTCGGCATCGGCGTGGCCAACAACACCAGCAACCCCACGCCCGTGCAGGTGGGCACCGATACTGACTGGCAAAGTGTGGCGGCCGGCCAGCTGCACAGCCTGGCCATCAAGACCAACGGCACGCTCTGGGCCTGGGGCTTCAACGGCGACAGTCAGCTCGGCGACGGGGGCACCGTTACCCAGCCTGCGCCCGTGCAGATTGGTACCGCTACCACCTGGCGGCACGTGGCCGCCGGCCTGGGGGCGCTGCACGGCGTGGCCATCCGCGCCGACGGCACACTCTGGACCTGGGGCCGCAACGTAAACAACCAGCTCGGTGACGGCACCGCCGCCGTGCGCCGCAGCCCGGTTCAGATTGGCACGGCCACCACCTGGCAGGAGGCCGTGGTGGGGCCTACGTACACGATGGCCCTGCGCACCGACGGCACGCTGTGGGGCTGGGGCCAGAACGACTACGGCCAGTTCGGCGACGGTACTACCACCAACCGCACCACGCCCACCCAGATGGGCACCGTGGACACCTGGCAGACGCTGGTGACGGGCAACTACCAGGTGCTGGCCCGGCGCACCAACCAGTCGGTGTGGGCCTGGGGCTGGAATTCCAGCGGCCAGCTGGGCAGCCCCGATGCCCCCACCCCTTTGCGCGCTACGCCCACTCAGGTGGGCACCGCCCTCGACTGGGCTACCGCCGCCGTGGGCAACGACTACACGCTGGCCCTTACCACGGCCGGCGCGCTCCTGAGCTGGGGCCAGAACATCACCGGGCAGCTGGGGCGTGGCAATGCGCTCAAGTCGTTGTTGCCGGAGCCGGGCGCGGTAGTGGGGGCAGCCGCGTGGCAAAACGTGGCGGCCGGGCAGCGGCACAACGTGGCCCTGCGCTCCGACGGTACCCTCTGGGCCTGGGGCAACAATGGCAGCGGCCAGACCGGGCAGGGCACCGCCTTCAACAACCCGCCCGTCTCGACGCCCGTGCAGGTGGGCGCGGCCACCTGGCAGCGCCTGAGCGCCGGGCAGGAGTTCACACTGGCTATCCGCCCCGAGGGGACGCTGTGGGCCTGGGGCATGAACAGTAACGGCCAACTCGGCGACAACTCCACTACCCTGCGGACCACGCCGGTGCAGGTGGGCAGCGAGGCCAACTGGCAGCAGGTGGCGGGCGGCGTGGGCTTCTCGCTGGGCGTGCGCACCGATGGCACCCTCTGGACCTGGGGCCTGAACGGCAACGGCCAGCTCGGCGACGGCACCATCATCCAGCGCCTGGTGCCCGTGCAGGTGGGCACCGACACCGACTGGCAGAGCGTGGCGGCCGGCCAGCTGCACAGCCTGGCCCTGAAAACCAACGGCACCCTCTGGGCCTGGGGCTTCAACGGCAACGGCCAGCTCGGCGACGGCACCACCACCCAGCGGCTGGCCCCGGTCCAGATCGGGACGGCTACCACCTGGCAGCAGGTGGCGGCGGCGGCTAGCCACAGCCTGGCCCGGCGCACCGACGGCAGCCTGTGGGCCACCGGCCTCAACAGCAGCGGCCAGCTCGGCGACGGTACCATCACGCAGCGCACCAGCTTCGCCCGCGTGGGCACGGCCACCTGGCAGACGGTAGCCACCGGCCCCACCGCCGCCCACACCGTGGCCGTGCAAACCAACGGCAGCCTCTGGGCCTGGGGCCTGAATAACTACGGCCAGACCGCCCAGGAAATCACGGCGCCCGCGCCGGTGCTGGTGTTTCCGCTGCCCGCCCCGCTGCCGGTAGCGCTGACGGAGTTTACGGCCGCGCCGGAAGGCGCACAGGCCGTGCGCCTGCGCTGGGCCACGGCCTTGGAAGTGAACAGCGCCGCCTTCGGGGTGGAGCGCAGCCCGGACGGCGTGACGTTCCGGACGGTGGGCACGGTGCCCGCCGCGGGCACCAGCACCGCGCCCCGCGCCTACACCCTGCTCGACCAGCAGCTGCCGGCCGGCGTGCCGGTGCTCTACTACCGCCTGCAGCAGCTCGACCAGGACGGCACGTTCAGCTACTCGCCGGTGCGCGCCGTGGCCCTGAGCACCGTGGCCCCCACGCGCCTGACGCTGGCCCCCAACCCCACCACGGGCGCGGCCACGCTGCGCGGAGCCGCCGCCCACGCCCCGGTGCAGCTCTATGACGCCGTGGGCCGCCTGGTACTGACCGCCACCGCCGATGCCACGGGCACGGCCCATCTGGTGCTGCCCACCGGGCAACCCCTGGGCGTGTACGTGGTGCGCACCGGCGGGCAGGCAGTGCGCCTCGTGCTGGAGTAG
- a CDS encoding T9SS type A sorting domain-containing protein, with protein MQHPYPLAAHAAPARPATVAAYLLLLLTLLLPWTARAQAPAWSAATIGSSSQANGTSTTQATAVDAAGNVFVTGNFTGQVAFGSTLLSSAGGNDLFVAKYVPATATWAWAQSGGGTGTDFGQGLAVSGISVYVTGYITNNTANSTGVLFGGTGTTAGTVQVNGASATSSQDLVVAKYTDNGATATLGWTQVGGGTSGDIGFGLAVSGTSVYVTGVIVNTTANASGVLFGGTGTTAGTVQVNGATATNSFDLVVAKYIDNGATATLGWTQVGGGTDNDQGNGIAVRGTSVYVAGSVVPSATFGSFTINNPVGTTTNFLGELLDAVPLPVALTEFAAAPEGPQAVRLRWATASEVNSAAFEVERSPNGRTFGAIGTVPAAGSSSGPRRYALLDPNPPAHQAILYYRLRQLDADGTFSYSPVRVVARAAALSLYPNPTIGAAMLTGAAPGAAVQVLDALGRLVLRATADATGTARLVLSAGQLAGLYLVRCGAQVLRLVRE; from the coding sequence ATGCAACACCCCTACCCCTTGGCCGCCCACGCGGCCCCCGCCCGCCCGGCTACCGTGGCGGCCTACCTGCTGCTGCTGCTGACGTTGCTGCTGCCCTGGACCGCCCGCGCCCAGGCCCCCGCCTGGTCGGCGGCCACCATTGGCAGCAGCAGCCAGGCCAATGGCACGAGCACCACGCAGGCCACGGCCGTGGATGCGGCCGGCAACGTGTTTGTGACGGGCAACTTCACGGGCCAGGTGGCCTTTGGCAGCACCTTGCTCAGTAGCGCGGGCGGCAACGATCTGTTCGTGGCCAAGTACGTGCCGGCCACCGCCACCTGGGCCTGGGCCCAGAGCGGGGGCGGCACCGGCACCGACTTTGGCCAGGGCCTTGCCGTGAGCGGCATAAGCGTGTACGTAACGGGCTATATCACCAACAACACGGCCAACAGCACCGGGGTGCTGTTCGGGGGCACGGGCACCACGGCCGGCACGGTGCAGGTCAATGGGGCCTCGGCCACAAGCAGCCAGGACCTGGTGGTGGCCAAGTACACCGACAACGGGGCCACGGCCACACTGGGCTGGACGCAGGTGGGCGGCGGCACCAGCGGCGACATTGGCTTTGGCCTTGCCGTGAGCGGCACGAGCGTGTACGTGACGGGCGTTATCGTCAACACCACGGCCAACGCCAGTGGAGTGCTGTTCGGGGGCACGGGCACCACGGCCGGCACGGTACAGGTCAACGGGGCCACGGCCACGAACAGCTTCGACCTGGTGGTGGCCAAGTACATCGACAACGGGGCCACGGCCACCTTGGGCTGGACCCAGGTGGGCGGCGGCACCGACAACGACCAGGGCAACGGCATTGCCGTGCGCGGCACGAGCGTGTACGTAGCGGGCTCTGTCGTACCCAGCGCCACGTTCGGCAGCTTCACCATCAACAACCCGGTGGGGACCACTACCAACTTCCTGGGCGAGCTGCTCGACGCAGTGCCGCTGCCGGTAGCGCTGACGGAGTTTGCAGCCGCGCCGGAAGGCCCGCAGGCTGTGCGCCTGCGCTGGGCCACGGCCTCGGAAGTGAACAGCGCCGCCTTCGAGGTGGAGCGCAGCCCGAACGGCCGCACGTTCGGAGCCATCGGCACGGTGCCGGCGGCCGGCAGCAGCAGCGGCCCGCGCCGCTACGCGCTGCTGGACCCCAACCCCCCAGCTCACCAAGCCATCCTGTACTACCGCCTGCGGCAGCTGGATGCCGATGGCACGTTCAGCTACTCGCCGGTGCGGGTGGTGGCCCGGGCTGCCGCGCTGAGCCTCTATCCCAACCCCACCATCGGCGCGGCCATGCTCACGGGCGCGGCTCCCGGCGCGGCCGTGCAGGTGCTGGACGCCCTGGGGCGCCTGGTGCTGCGCGCCACCGCCGACGCCACGGGCACGGCCCGCCTGGTGCTGTCGGCCGGGCAGCTCGCTGGCCTGTACCTGGTGCGCTGCGGCGCGCAGGTGCTACGCCTAGTGCGGGAGTAG
- a CDS encoding DUF7149 domain-containing protein: MLQPRYLSPDTATAALRRLKPSPEELTEFRQHLAEMLKHLDPTKIERHGETHILDFLRHVSKPAEGGARYGNVKDKRDLVLHLGDTADSPVGVVLEVKGLKNPKEMLAPDDLNRKALHQLLIYYLEDRTDDKADDFCSLIVTTGYEWYIFDALDFHRLFFKDKGFVKDFLTWKAGAKAAADPQALEAQIDALVAALYGVALPAAPVPAAAS, translated from the coding sequence ATGCTACAGCCCCGATACCTCTCGCCCGATACTGCTACGGCCGCCTTGCGCCGCCTCAAGCCCAGCCCCGAAGAGCTAACCGAATTCCGGCAGCACCTGGCCGAGATGCTCAAGCACCTCGACCCCACCAAGATTGAGCGCCACGGCGAAACTCACATCCTCGACTTCCTGCGCCACGTCAGCAAGCCGGCCGAGGGCGGGGCGCGCTACGGCAACGTGAAGGACAAGCGCGACCTAGTGCTGCACCTCGGCGACACCGCCGACTCGCCGGTGGGCGTGGTGCTGGAAGTCAAGGGGCTCAAGAACCCCAAGGAGATGCTGGCCCCCGACGACCTCAATCGCAAGGCCCTGCACCAGCTGCTGATCTACTACCTCGAAGACCGCACCGACGACAAGGCCGACGACTTCTGCAGCCTTATCGTGACCACCGGCTACGAGTGGTACATCTTCGACGCCCTGGACTTCCACCGCCTGTTCTTCAAGGACAAGGGCTTCGTGAAGGACTTTCTGACCTGGAAGGCCGGGGCCAAGGCCGCCGCCGACCCCCAGGCTCTGGAGGCACAAATCGATGCGCTGGTAGCTGCCCTCTACGGCGTGGCCCTGCCCGCCGCCCCAGTGCCCGCCGCCGCTTCCTGA
- a CDS encoding beta strand repeat-containing protein gives MKHLYPRAAGAAHFYPTTVVGYLCLLLALLLPGAARAQTPAFSTSRSTGSTYTSIGTTGTSFTFQGISTDDNTSTSVALPADFAFSYLGTPVTSFQACLNGWIALNSATTNISFTNELAGSNSLPLLLAPMWDDLVCQGHIYGTASLDASMKYLVSGTAPNRVLTVEWLGMEVFSNDGPNLNFQVKLYETSNIIQYQYGVMSGFDGRRDFTYTYSLGLTGSTPAGSYLAQQSSNSNFFAQANADVNDSGANALAMVPTSFSQVQFVPAASFSTGSPPTAVVPANNNPAGAFALPLLFFSPTSFATTYTSANATASSGITACTAATPGTPDDDVWFTFTLSRTQPVTVTLRGSGGYDGVLQVFSNAGTTALACVNDTGTGLTENYSATLAAGTYYVRVYSADVGWGTTGQFALAAYVVPPAPANNECAAAVALSSAGTCTPINGTSLGATASAGVPACTGTPDDDVWYSFTTAATARSYTLTMQGSVDYDGVVQVLSGACGSLTSVSCTNATLSGGAEVVTLSSLTPNTTYYVRVYESASGYSSGDFTLCLTDNFPRLTSVAPTSGPVGTSVTLRGTGFTGATGVSFNGTAATIFGVTNSTTATATVPAGAATGNVTLTTPLGTSNGQAFTVLSTVASITRQMPSPTATATVQYRVVFSTSVTGLTVSNFGITPTGISGAGVISVSGSGTTYTVNVNTGTGNGTLRLNVANSTGISPAVSGLPYTAGEAYTITKSFSAAPILRIQGVGGSGGDVTAFVDAVQVLSGGAPFANALQNGSFETHDPYNNGGNTFAYSPTGASWSFNSVSGIADAGSAFSPVTPVPSGIAVGVVQSNLGINGLLQQNLAVPTGSYQVSFLAAQRVCCSTTDQALNVFLNGVFIGSIQPPNNNAYSPFTSATFSVTAPALTATVSSTAGASGSSTGTTPIPFSVNFSQSVGTSFTAADLTVGNGSVVAGSFSGSGAGPYTFTVTPTTPGTATTVSLAAGVAQDANNAGNAAAGPFSITYRAAPVLTGLAPNSAPVGTSITLTGLNLAGTTGVSFNGTAASIITVVSNTTVTATVPAGATTGSVTLTTPGGTSNGLAFTVCVPPVSVAQNLSVSLDVNGIATVAASAVNSGSTANCGTAAAGSLSLAEATSRVTNGTFDTNATGWTATNVDNNGGYFASGGNPGGMFILNDAGSPGTDPTLSQTVTGLMSGATYVLRGNYRSNYIVGTLGAPALAVDLNGSQLTTFPAVGTTWTPFSLTFTATVASQTLAFRGEINGTDVDIALDNLRLTQEGSTLRFSCASTGVNPVRLSVTDAGGTVATAVATVTVSVPATPTTTWNGAATTAWTDCGNWSFGKVPDATTNVVVPAGLSRYPNLTTGTLTVKDLTIDASGSFTLSSGATLQVNGNLTNNGTATFSGAVAFVGSAATQTLSNNGGFTTVTVTKPVGTVQLGRNLTINSALTLSSGTLTTTGAYQVNLGGSATLSESETSYVLGKVAVNRTLVPGTAQTFGGLGLTLTPAAGSVAPGATAVSRTTGTALTGTGTSVSIQRYFDIQPAVNTGLNVTMNFVYFDHELNGITTANLAMFKSETSLAGPWANQSPITQGLNQVTKTGIADFSIWTLGSSANPLPVELTAFTATAAGPQAVRLAWTTATEVNSAAFGVERSPDGVTFRTVGTVPAAGTSTAPRAYTLLDQQLPAGVPVLYYRLQQLDQDGTFSYSPVRAVALSNVAPTRLTLAPNPTTGAATLRGAAAHAPVQIYDAVGRLVLTATADATGTAHLVLPTGQPLGVYVVRTGGQATRLVLE, from the coding sequence ATGAAGCACTTGTACCCCAGGGCCGCAGGCGCGGCTCACTTCTACCCCACTACAGTGGTGGGCTACCTCTGCCTGCTGCTGGCCTTGCTGCTGCCGGGGGCGGCGCGGGCCCAGACGCCGGCTTTCAGCACCTCGCGCAGCACGGGCAGTACGTACACCTCCATCGGGACCACGGGCACGAGCTTCACGTTTCAGGGCATCAGCACCGACGACAATACCTCTACGAGCGTAGCCCTGCCCGCGGACTTTGCGTTTAGCTACCTGGGCACGCCCGTTACCAGCTTCCAGGCCTGTCTTAACGGCTGGATAGCCCTTAACTCTGCCACCACCAATATCTCATTCACGAACGAGCTGGCGGGCAGCAACAGCTTGCCGCTGCTGCTGGCGCCGATGTGGGATGACCTGGTGTGTCAGGGCCATATCTATGGCACGGCTTCGCTGGACGCTTCCATGAAGTACCTGGTCAGTGGCACGGCCCCCAACCGGGTGCTTACGGTGGAATGGTTGGGGATGGAGGTATTCAGCAACGATGGCCCTAACCTGAACTTCCAGGTGAAGCTGTACGAGACCAGCAACATCATTCAGTACCAGTATGGCGTGATGTCGGGTTTTGACGGCCGTCGTGACTTTACCTACACATACTCGCTGGGCTTGACTGGCAGCACGCCGGCCGGCAGCTACCTGGCCCAGCAATCGTCTAACAGCAACTTCTTTGCCCAGGCCAACGCCGATGTGAACGACTCAGGTGCTAACGCTCTGGCCATGGTGCCGACCTCGTTCAGCCAGGTGCAGTTTGTGCCGGCGGCCTCGTTTAGCACCGGTTCTCCCCCCACCGCTGTGGTGCCGGCCAACAACAACCCGGCCGGGGCCTTTGCGCTGCCTTTGCTTTTCTTTTCGCCCACCTCGTTTGCCACCACCTACACGTCGGCCAACGCCACGGCGTCGTCGGGCATCACGGCGTGTACGGCCGCCACGCCCGGCACCCCCGACGATGACGTATGGTTTACGTTTACGCTGAGCCGGACGCAGCCCGTCACGGTGACGCTGCGCGGCTCGGGGGGCTACGACGGCGTACTGCAGGTATTCTCCAACGCTGGCACCACGGCCTTGGCGTGCGTAAACGACACGGGCACCGGCCTCACCGAGAACTACAGCGCCACGCTGGCCGCCGGCACCTACTACGTGCGGGTATACAGCGCCGACGTGGGGTGGGGGACAACCGGCCAGTTTGCCCTGGCTGCCTACGTGGTGCCACCCGCGCCGGCCAACAACGAGTGCGCCGCGGCCGTAGCCTTGTCGTCGGCTGGCACCTGCACCCCCATCAACGGAACGTCGCTGGGCGCCACGGCCTCTGCCGGCGTGCCCGCCTGCACCGGCACCCCCGACGATGACGTGTGGTATTCGTTTACCACGGCCGCCACGGCCCGCAGCTACACCCTCACCATGCAGGGTAGTGTCGACTATGACGGCGTAGTGCAGGTGCTGAGCGGGGCCTGCGGCAGCCTGACTTCGGTGAGCTGTACCAACGCCACCCTGAGCGGTGGGGCCGAAGTGGTAACTCTGAGCAGTCTGACGCCTAATACCACGTACTACGTGCGGGTGTACGAGTCTGCCAGCGGCTACAGCTCCGGCGACTTCACGTTATGCCTCACCGACAATTTCCCCCGCCTTACGTCTGTAGCTCCCACCAGCGGGCCGGTGGGCACAAGCGTGACGCTTAGGGGCACCGGTTTCACCGGGGCGACGGGCGTGAGCTTCAACGGGACGGCGGCCACCATCTTCGGCGTAACCAACAGCACCACGGCCACGGCCACCGTGCCCGCGGGCGCTGCCACCGGCAACGTGACTCTCACTACGCCGCTGGGTACCAGCAACGGGCAGGCGTTTACGGTGCTCTCGACCGTAGCCTCCATTACGCGCCAGATGCCTTCACCCACGGCCACAGCCACGGTGCAGTACCGGGTGGTGTTCAGCACCAGCGTGACCGGCCTAACGGTCAGTAACTTCGGTATAACGCCTACCGGCATCAGCGGGGCCGGCGTGATCAGCGTCAGCGGCTCGGGCACTACCTACACCGTCAACGTGAACACGGGCACTGGCAACGGCACGCTGCGCCTGAACGTGGCCAACAGCACGGGCATCTCGCCCGCGGTGAGCGGCCTGCCCTACACCGCCGGCGAAGCGTACACCATCACCAAGAGCTTTTCGGCGGCCCCCATTCTGCGCATTCAGGGAGTAGGCGGGTCGGGCGGCGACGTGACGGCCTTTGTGGACGCGGTGCAGGTGCTGAGCGGCGGCGCGCCCTTCGCCAACGCTTTGCAGAACGGCAGCTTTGAAACCCACGACCCTTATAACAACGGCGGCAACACGTTTGCCTACAGCCCCACAGGGGCTAGTTGGAGCTTCAACAGCGTCTCGGGCATTGCCGACGCGGGCAGTGCCTTCAGCCCGGTGACACCCGTTCCCAGCGGCATTGCCGTGGGCGTGGTGCAAAGCAACCTGGGCATCAACGGCCTGCTGCAGCAAAACCTGGCGGTGCCCACGGGCAGCTACCAGGTGAGCTTCCTGGCGGCCCAGCGCGTGTGCTGCTCCACAACTGACCAGGCGCTGAACGTGTTCCTGAACGGGGTGTTTATCGGCAGCATTCAGCCGCCAAACAACAACGCCTACAGCCCCTTCACCTCAGCTACCTTCAGCGTCACGGCCCCGGCCCTGACGGCCACCGTGAGCAGCACGGCCGGCGCCAGCGGCAGCAGCACCGGCACCACCCCGATTCCGTTTTCGGTGAACTTCTCGCAGAGCGTGGGCACCAGCTTTACCGCCGCCGACCTGACCGTGGGCAACGGCAGCGTGGTGGCCGGCAGCTTCAGCGGCAGCGGGGCCGGCCCGTACACCTTCACGGTGACTCCCACCACGCCCGGCACGGCCACAACGGTGAGCCTGGCCGCCGGTGTAGCCCAAGATGCCAACAACGCCGGCAACGCGGCGGCCGGGCCATTCAGCATCACATACAGGGCCGCCCCCGTACTCACGGGCCTGGCGCCCAACAGCGCGCCGGTGGGCACGAGCATCACGCTCACGGGCCTCAACCTGGCCGGCACCACGGGCGTGAGCTTCAACGGTACGGCGGCCAGCATCATTACGGTGGTGAGCAACACAACCGTTACGGCCACGGTGCCGGCCGGCGCTACCACCGGCAGCGTGACCCTTACCACGCCCGGCGGCACCAGCAACGGGCTGGCGTTTACGGTGTGCGTGCCGCCTGTTAGCGTGGCCCAGAACCTGAGCGTGAGCCTGGACGTGAACGGCATTGCCACGGTGGCAGCTTCGGCTGTGAACAGCGGCAGCACGGCCAACTGCGGCACGGCCGCGGCGGGCAGCCTGAGCCTGGCCGAAGCCACCAGCCGCGTGACGAACGGCACGTTTGACACCAACGCCACCGGCTGGACTGCTACCAACGTGGACAACAACGGCGGCTACTTCGCCAGCGGCGGCAACCCCGGCGGGATGTTCATCCTCAACGACGCCGGCAGCCCCGGCACCGACCCCACGCTGAGCCAGACCGTGACCGGGCTGATGAGCGGGGCCACCTACGTGCTGCGCGGCAACTACCGCAGCAACTATATCGTGGGTACGCTGGGTGCCCCGGCTCTGGCGGTCGACCTCAACGGCAGCCAGCTGACCACGTTCCCGGCCGTGGGCACCACCTGGACGCCGTTCAGCCTGACGTTTACGGCCACCGTCGCGAGCCAGACCCTGGCCTTCCGCGGCGAAATTAACGGCACCGACGTGGACATTGCCCTCGACAACCTGCGCCTGACCCAGGAGGGCAGCACCCTGCGTTTCAGCTGCGCCAGCACCGGGGTCAACCCCGTGAGGCTGTCGGTAACCGATGCCGGGGGCACTGTTGCCACCGCCGTAGCCACCGTGACGGTGAGCGTGCCCGCCACGCCCACCACCACCTGGAACGGGGCCGCCACCACGGCCTGGACCGACTGCGGCAACTGGAGCTTCGGCAAGGTGCCCGATGCCACTACCAACGTGGTAGTTCCGGCCGGACTAAGCCGCTACCCCAACCTGACCACGGGCACGCTGACGGTGAAGGACCTGACCATCGACGCGAGTGGCAGCTTCACGCTGAGCAGCGGCGCGACCCTGCAAGTGAACGGCAACCTGACCAACAACGGCACGGCCACCTTCTCGGGCGCCGTGGCATTCGTGGGCAGCGCCGCCACCCAGACGCTGAGCAACAACGGCGGCTTCACTACCGTGACGGTGACGAAACCCGTCGGCACGGTGCAGCTGGGCCGGAACCTGACCATCAACTCGGCTCTGACGCTGAGCAGCGGCACGCTCACGACCACCGGCGCCTACCAGGTAAACCTGGGCGGCTCGGCCACCCTGAGCGAGAGTGAAACCAGCTACGTGCTGGGCAAGGTAGCCGTAAACCGCACCCTGGTGCCCGGCACCGCCCAGACCTTCGGCGGCCTGGGCCTGACCCTGACGCCGGCTGCCGGCTCCGTAGCTCCCGGCGCCACGGCCGTCAGCCGCACCACCGGCACGGCCCTGACGGGTACGGGCACGAGCGTGAGCATCCAGCGCTACTTCGACATTCAGCCCGCCGTCAACACGGGCCTGAACGTGACGATGAACTTTGTCTACTTCGACCATGAACTGAACGGCATTACCACCGCCAACCTGGCGATGTTTAAGTCCGAGACGAGCCTGGCCGGCCCCTGGGCCAACCAGTCGCCCATCACGCAGGGCCTCAACCAGGTGACTAAGACCGGCATTGCCGACTTCTCCATCTGGACGCTGGGCAGCAGCGCCAACCCGCTGCCCGTCGAGCTGACGGCCTTCACGGCCACGGCCGCCGGCCCGCAGGCCGTGCGCCTAGCCTGGACGACGGCCACGGAAGTGAACAGCGCCGCCTTCGGGGTGGAGCGCAGCCCGGACGGCGTGACGTTCCGGACGGTGGGCACGGTGCCCGCCGCGGGCACCAGCACCGCGCCCCGCGCCTACACCCTGCTCGACCAGCAGCTGCCGGCCGGCGTGCCGGTGCTCTACTACCGCCTGCAGCAGCTCGACCAGGACGGTACGTTCTCGTACTCGCCGGTGCGCGCCGTGGCCCTGAGCAACGTGGCCCCAACCCGCCTGACGCTGGCCCCCAACCCCACCACGGGCGCGGCCACGCTGCGCGGAGCCGCCGCCCACGCCCCGGTGCAGATCTATGACGCCGTGGGCCGCCTGGTGCTGACCGCCACCGCCGACGCCACCGGCACGGCCCATTTGGTGCTGCCCACCGGGCAACCCCTGGGCGTGTACGTGGTGCGCACCGGCGGGCAGGCCACGCGCCTCGTGCTGGAGTAG
- a CDS encoding HAD family hydrolase: MPATALPYALLFDMDGVLIDNTPEQARAFQLLFRDLGLTTNARRLLRRLNGMPASEILAMVFTNPVPKKQLEEYAAQRELLYRVLYWNKRREVAGLTAFLQAARAAGFRIGLGTGSGDDTISYILDHLGLRRYFDVVVGKDDVKHGKPHPDTYLTTARKLGIPPERCVVLEDAVLGEQSAYRAGMRCVAVGTSLKAADFQAPLAYIKDFTGFTPENLLELLAQAPAVPKPRKP; encoded by the coding sequence ATGCCCGCTACCGCCCTCCCCTATGCCCTGCTGTTCGACATGGACGGCGTGCTCATCGACAACACGCCCGAGCAGGCCCGCGCCTTCCAGCTGCTATTCCGCGACCTGGGCCTCACCACCAACGCCCGCCGCCTGCTGCGCCGCCTCAACGGCATGCCGGCCTCCGAGATATTGGCCATGGTCTTCACCAACCCCGTCCCGAAGAAACAGCTCGAAGAATACGCCGCCCAGCGCGAGCTGCTCTACCGGGTGCTCTATTGGAACAAGCGCCGGGAAGTAGCCGGCCTCACGGCGTTTCTGCAGGCCGCCCGCGCCGCCGGCTTCCGCATCGGCCTGGGCACCGGTTCCGGCGACGATACCATCAGCTACATCCTCGACCACCTGGGCCTGCGCCGCTACTTCGATGTGGTGGTGGGCAAAGACGACGTGAAGCACGGCAAGCCCCATCCCGATACCTACCTCACCACGGCCCGGAAGCTGGGCATCCCGCCCGAGCGGTGCGTGGTGCTGGAAGATGCCGTGCTGGGCGAGCAGTCGGCGTACCGGGCCGGCATGCGCTGCGTAGCCGTGGGCACCTCCCTCAAAGCCGCTGACTTTCAGGCGCCACTAGCCTACATCAAGGACTTTACTGGCTTCACGCCCGAAAACCTGCTGGAGCTGCTGGCCCAAGCCCCTGCTGTGCCGAAGCCCCGCAAGCCCTAG